A stretch of DNA from Sphingomonas sp. SORGH_AS_0879:
GGCGACCACGATCGTGTAGGTCGCGGTGCCGGAGGCACCATGCGCGTCGGTAACAGTGACGGTGACGCTGTAGCTGCCTGCCGTGGTCGGGGTGCCCGACAGGGTGCCGGTCGACGACAGCGTGACGCCGGTCGGCAGCGCGCCCGAGCTCACCACATAGTTGTAGGGCGCGGCACCACCCGAGGCGCTCAGTGCCTGGCTATAGGCGGTGCCGACGGTAGCGGCCGGGAGCGAACCCGACGCAGGCGAGACGGTCAGCGTCGGCGCGGTCACCGTGATGGTCACGGTCGCGGGCGAACTGGTGCCCGACGCATTGGTGGCGGTGTAGGTGAAGCTGTCGCTGCCCGAATAACCGGCGGTCGGCGTGTAGCTGATCGCGGTGCCCGAGGCGGTGGCGGTGCCGTGGCTCGGAGCCGTGTCGACCGAGACCGAGATGGCCGCGCCGCTCGACAGGTTGAGGGGGACGGTGTTGGCACTACTGTTGGCGGCGACGGTCGTGCTGACGGCCCCTGCGACCGGTGCCTGCGCGGCGACCACGATCGTGTAGGTCGCGGTGCCGGAGGCACCATGAGCGTCGGTGATGGTGACGGTGACGCTGTAGCTGCCCGCCGTGGTCGGGGTGCCCGACAGGGTGCCGGTCGACGACAGCGTGACGCCGGTCGGCAGCGCACCCGAGGTCACCGTATAGCTGTAGGGTGCGGCACCACCCGAGGCGCTCAGTGCCTGGCTATAGGCGGTGCCGACGGTGGCCCCCGGAAGCGAACCCGACGCAGGCGAGACGGTCAGCGTCGGCGCGGTCACCGTGATGGTCACGGTCGCGGGCGAACTGGTGCCCGACGCATTGGTGGCGGTGTAGGTGAAGCTGTCCGGGCCGGAATAGCCAGCGGTTGGGCTGTAGGTGATTGATGTGCCCGAGGCGGTCGCCGTGCCGTGGCTGGCCTGGTTCGCGATCGCGACCGAGGTGGCGGTGCCACCCGACAGGGCAAGCGTCACCGCATTGGCCGTGCTGTTCGCGGCGACGGTCGTACTGACCGCGTTGGCGACCGGAACTTGAACCGCGATGGCGATCGTATAGGTCGCGGTGCCGGTTGCGCCATGCGCGTCGGTCACGTTTACCGTAATGGTGGCGTTGCCGGTGCCCGTGGGCGTGCCGGTGATCGCACCGGTCAAAGCGTCGATCGTCAAGCCGCCAGGCAGGCCGGTAGCCGAATAATTGTAGGGTGCGGTGCCGTTTGAGGCCGCGACACTCTGGCTGTAGGCGGTGCCGACAGTGCCGCCGGCTAGCGTGCCGGAGGCGGGCGTTAGCGCGAGGGTCGGCGCGGTGACGGTGATCGTCACGGTCGCGGCCGAGGACGTGCCGCTGGCATTGGTTGCCGTGTAGGTGAAGCTGTCGTTGCCCGAATAGCCGGCGGTCGGCGTGTAGCTGATGGTCGTGCCCGAGGCGGTGGCGGTGCCGTGCGCGGCCTGGGTCGCGACCGCAACCGAGGTGGCGGTGCCGCCCGACAGGGCAAGCGTCACCGCGTTGCCGGTACTGTTCGCGGCGACCGTCGTGCTGGTTGCACCGGCGACCGGCGCCTGGGCGACGACGGTGATGGTGTAGGCGCGCGACGCGGTGAAGTTCTGCGCGTCGGTCGCGGTGACGGTCAGGTTGAAGCTGCCCGACATGGTCGGCGTGCCCGACAGCGTGCCGTTCGTCGCCAGCGTGAGACCGGTCGGCAATGCGCCGGCGGTGACGGCATAGCTGTACGGCGCGGTGCCGCCCGTGGTGCTGAGCGCTTGGCTATAGGCGGTGCCCGCAGTGCCACCCGGCAGGCTGGTGGGTAAGATCGCCAGCGTCGGCGCGGTGACCGTGACGGTGACGGTCGCCGGGCTGCTGGTGCCCGAGGCATTGGTGGCGGTGTAGGTGAAGCTGTCGCTGCCCGAATAGCCTGCGGTCGGCGTATAGCTGATGGTAGTGCCCGAAGCGGTGGCGGTGCCGTGCGCGGCCTGGGTGGCGACCGCGACCGAGGTGGCGGTGCCACCCGACAGGGCGAGCGTCACCGCGTTGCCGGTGCTGTTCGCGGCGACCGTCGTGCTGGTTGCACCGGCGACCGGCGCCGGTGTGGTCACCGTAATGGTCACGGTTGCGGCCGCACTAGTGCCCGAGGCATTGGTTGCCGTGTAGGTGAAGCTGTCGTTGCCCAAATAGCCGACGGTGGGCGTGTAGCTGATGGTCGTGCCAGAGGCAGTTGCAGAGCCATGGGTTGCTTGCGTGCCGATCGCGACCGAGTTGGCTGCGCCGCCCGACAGGTTGAGCGTAATCGGGTTGCCGTTGCTATTCGCCGCGACGGTCGCGCTGACCGCGCCAGCAACCGGGGCCTGGAGTGCCGCCACAGGCGTCACTGCATTGGACGCAGCCGAGGCTGTTCCGGTGCCAGCGCTATTGGTGGCAGTGACGGTGAACGTATAGGACGTGCCGTTAGTAAGGCCGGTGATCGTAATCGGGCTTCCGGTTCCGCTGGCGGTCGCGCCGCCCGGACTGGCGGTGACGGTATAGCCGGTGATCGCCGCACCGCCGGTATCGGTAGGGGCGGTGAATGTCACAATGACCTGCCCGTCACCCGCCGTCACCGTGCCGATCGTTGGTGCGGCGGGGGCAACCGCATTCACGGGAAAAGACCGAGAAACCGTTGGTGCAGCGCTATAGGAGCTATTGCCGCCCTGATCGGCATTGATCGTGCAGGTTCCGGTGCTGACGAATGTCAGTACGCCGCCGCTGGTGATGGTGCAGACACCGGTCGTGGACGAGGTGAAGGTGGGTGTCAGTCCCGAGGACGCCGTAGCGGTCAGGGTCGGCGTCGTGCCATAGTTGTGCGAGCCGGGATTGGCGAAGGTGATCGTCTGGCTGGCCAGGACCGCATTGACCGTCAGCGTCGCGGCGTTTGATGTCGCCGAGGGCGAGGTACCGCCGGTCGCGATGGCGCGATACTGATAGCCGTTCATGCTCGTGGTCGCGCCGCTGACGGTCAGCGTGGTGGTCGTCGTACCGGAATACACGCCGCCATCAGCAATATTGGCAAAACCAGACCCGGTGTTCGCTTGCCATTGATAGCTTGAAGCATTTGAAGCGGTGATGCCGAAGGTGGCGTTCCCGCCGGCGTTGACCGTCGCATTGGATGGTTGCGAGGTTATGGCCGGCGCCGCGGCACCGCCACCAAAGGGCGTGCAACTTATCGCCCATGTTATGGAGGCCGTGCTGTCGAATGCGCCGCCAGAGGAGGCATTCCCGTTGATGTAGATACGCGTGACAGGGGCCAAGTTTGTGACCGTATAATCACCTGATTGGGTGGCGCCTGGAGTAATGCCAGCCGCATCGACGATGCTGAAATTCGACGTATTGTAGCGAATAATGAGGCGAGCATTCGATCTGCCCGTGCCGCCACCCGTATATTGCCAATGAATGATGTCGCCCGGAGTGAAAGTGTAAGACGAGTCGATAAAAAAGCCGCCACCCGCTGAATTGAGGGTTTTGCTTATCATGCCGCTATTCACGGCGTCACACGCCGTTGAGGCGAGTGCGGCGCTGGTGGTGCCAAAAATTGCCAACATACAAAAAATTAATACAAATATCGCCGTTCTCACGTCGCGAAATATGCGAGAAATTTCCACTTGGCGAAATTCAGTTACATCTCTGATCACAGCCCCACACCCCTGTCTCCGGACGTGTGGGCCCACCCCGACCCACGGACGATTTGTTTTTCACGCGTGTAAAACGCAAGGTTTCGGGCATATGCGGTCGTGCGGACGTTTCTTGGGATCCGGGCACTGCTCGCAACGCGCCCGGGCGGTTACAGATGGGGCACGTGGGAAGTATATATCGTCGTTATGCGCGGTGATGCTGGGAGGGGCAGTAGTGGATTGGAGTGTTGTCGTTCGCGAGGTGCGCAGGATGCATCGCCTCAAACAGGAGGCGTTCGCGCAACTAATCCAAGTCTCCCAGACGACAATTTCCCGCTGGGAAATGGGCCGGCAAATCCCGGAACTTCGGTTTCAGAACTGGTTCATCGAAAATTTACGGAAACTCGATCCGGTTTCGCCAGACGACATGATCGTATCGTTGATCCGGCGTTCAGCGACGCCGCGGTGCATGGTGAATAGCGACTTTAGATATGTGCTTGTCTCCGACGGAGAAAGGCGCTTGTTGGGCGCTGATGTCGAGAAGGTCATAAACGGCTATATTGGAGATATCATTGCTCAACAGGCTGGGCATTTAATCGACGAATATTTTGCTCAGATGCTGCGACCAGGCTGCGAAATCACTGGCCTGAGCTACGATGACGAGGGATACATTGCCAAAGGCAGAAAATTCCGGAGAACGTGGAATGTCGTCACGGTGGACGGTGTCCGTTTCTTAGCGGGCGAGGATATCGAGCTTGATGAGCCCCTGGATAATGAAAAGGACCTGAATCTACGCATCTTCAACGATGCGGGGCTGGCGCGAAATATGCTCGGCTGTCGATAACCTCAACTCTAAACGGAGCATGATTATGCGGCGGCATATCTGACAAGCGGTGCCCGCTCAAGCGCACGATCCCAATAACGTATTCGACGGGACGCTCCCGGCTTAAACTTTCTCAAAGACCTGTTCTCATTTACAATATCCCAAAACCATCGGCCCAATAATGGTAGATCGGTAACGCCATCGCCGAGTTGGCGATAGAGATTAAAGCATTGAAATTTCGCCCCCCCTTCTTGTCGACCTGACACGGTGAACCCGTAACGCAGGCCCTTTCGGAAGATTCGCGAGCGCCCCCCGCAACGGCACCGCGCTGAACCTGTCACGACCGGCCCATGAGCCGGCGCGCATCACCTCCAACGACCCGGGCGACCTCTGCGTCGCCGGTCGGTGATGCGCGCTTCAACAATCCGGGGCTTGTCAGCGCGGCCTTCGACGATTCATGGTCGACCCTCGAGCAGGAGGTGGCGCTGATTGACCGACTGTTCGGCGGCGAGATCGCCGCGCTGTTCGAAAGGCCTGGTCATGGGAACCGAAATGTTCGCGGGTAAGCGTGTCTTCGTCTATGCGCGGGTATCGACGACGCGACAGGAAAAGAACGACCTGTCGCTGCCGGACCAGATCGCCACCGCCGAACGCTGGGTCGAGGATCATGGCGCCCAAGCCGTCCGCGTCTTCTCGGAGGCGGGCAGCGCCACCGATGACCATCGGCGCGCCTTCCGTGAGATGATCGCGCTCGCCGAGTCGGATGAGCGCCCGGTTGACATCATCCTCGCGCATTCGCTGTCGCGGCTATTCCGCAACGCGCTCGACTTCATGCAGTATCGTGAGCGACTGCGCCGCAAGAAGATCCGCATCATCTCGGTGACGCAGAATTTCGGCGACGATCCGACGTCCGACATGGCCGTGTCGATGCTCGCCATCTTCGACGAATATCATTCGGCCGAGAACGCCAAGCATGTTCGCCGCACCATGGTCGCCAATGCCGTCAACGGCTTCTGGAACGGGCAGACGCCGCCGATCGGCTTTCGCACCTGCACCGTGCCACAGGCGCGCGGCAAGGACCGTAAGAAGCTGGAACACGATCCCGAGACGGTCGACATGGTCCGCCACATCTTCAAAACCTATCGCGAAGGCACACCCAACGGCCCCATCGGTGTCACGGGCCTTGCCCATCACCTGAACGAACGCGGCTACCGCATCCGGGGCAAGCGGTTCAGCATCGGCACGCTGCACAACATCCTGACCAACACCGCCTATATCGGCTACGTTATCTTCAACCGCCGGGATTCGCGCACGGGCGAGACGCGGCCGGAAAGCGAGTGGGTGCCGATCCCGGTCCCGCCGATTATCGATGAAGAGACGTTCTACGCGGTCCGCCAGCAGATGGCCGATCGTGACCCACGGATGGGCGAGGCTGCCGCGAAGACCAACACGAACCTGCTGACCAGCCGCGCGGTCTGCGGCTGCGGCGGGGACGGCTGTGGTGCGGGGATGATGACCAGCACCGGCAAGTCCGGTCAGTATCGCTATTACGCCTGTTCGGCGCGGATCAAGCGCGGGCCGGATGCGTGCGCGGGACGCCGCGTTCCGATGGAGCAGCTGGACGATCTGGTCGTCGGCGCGGTGACCCGCCATCTCGTCCAGCCGGAACGGCTGACCGCGCTTCTCCAGACATGGCTGGACCGTTCGGAAACCGCCGTCGCGGAGCGCGCCGCTGAATTGAAGCGGCTGCGAGGCCGGCTGACCCAGCTTGAGGGCGAGAGCGCCCGCGTGATCAAGCTGGTCCGGCTCGAGGTACTCAGCCCGGACGATCCGCAGGTCGCCAGCGAACTCGGCAACATCCGCGCGCAGAAGGCCAGCACCCAGGCGGACATCGCCGTGCTCGAACGGCAGCTTGATGCTGGCGATCGGCGAATCACGCCTGCGATCATCGCCAAATTCGGCGATCTGCTCCGCCGGAAGCTCCACGAGCCAGACGGCAGGACGCGCAAGGAATACATTCACCTTCTCGTCGATCGTGTCGAGGTCGGCGACCGCGAGGTTCGGATAACGGGCCGCAACGCGATGCTGGAACGCGCGATCATAGCATCCCAGACGCCGGGTGCCGCAGTGCCCAAAGCTGAACAGAAATGGCGCACCCGACAGGATTCGAACCTGTGGCCTCTGCCTTCGGAGGGCAGCGCTCTATCCAGCTGAGCTACGGGTGCGTGGGCTGGCCGACTAGCATCGTGCGCCACCCCGCGCCAGCCCTTTTATGATGGGGGCACCGCTTTTGCGGGTTTGGCGACGGGGGCGGGCGTCTTGGGGCGATAGGCGCACAGATCCTCGACCGGACAGCGCCAGCATTCGGGGCGGCGCGCCTTGCAGATATAGCGGCCGTGCAGGATCAGCCAGTGATGCGCATGGACGCGGAACGGCGCAGGCGTCGCCTTGTCCAGCTTCAACTCCACCGCCAGCGGGGTCTTGCCCTTGGCCAGGCCGGTGCGGTTGCATACGCGGAAGATATGGGTGTCGACCGCGAACGTCTCCTGCCCGAAGGCGACGTTGAGCACGACATTGGCGGTCTTGCGCCCCACCCCCGGCAACCGCTCCAGATCGGCGCGCGCCTCGGGCACCTGGCCACCATAGTCGTCGACCAGCATCCGCGACAGGGCGATGACGTTCTTGGCCTTGGTGTTGAACAGGCCGATCGTCTTGATATGCTGCTTCAGCCCGTCTTCGCCCAGTTCCAGCATCTTCTCGGGCGTGTCGACCTCGGCGAAGAGCGCGCGGGTCGCCTTGTTGACCCCCACATCGGTCGCCTGCGCCGACAGCGCGACCGCGACGACCAGCGTATAGGGATTGCGGAATTCCAGCTCGGTCTCGGGATGCGGGTTCGCCTCCGCCAGCCGGTGGTAGAATTGGACGACGTCCGCCTTCTTCATGCGCGTTACAGGCCCAGCACGTCGCCCATGCGGTAACGGCCCGGCCCCTGCCCTGCCAACCACAGCGCGGCGCGCACCGCCCCACGGGCGAAAATGGTGCGATCCTGCGCGAAATGGCCCAGCGTCACCCGCTCGCCCTCGCCCGCAAAGATCACCTCATGGTCGCCAATCACCGAGCCGCCGCGCAGCGCCGCCATGCCGATCGTCCCCTCGGTCCGCGCGCCGACCAGCCCGGCGCGGCCATCGACCCGGAGATCGGACAGGGCATGGCCGCGCCCCGCCGCCGCCGCCTCGCCCAGCAGCAGCGCGGTGCCGGAGGGCGCATCGACTTTGTGCCGGTGATGCATCTCGGTGATCTCGATGTCCCAGTCCGGGCCAAGCCGCGCCGCCGCCTCGCGCACCAGATTGGCGAGCAGGGTGATGCCGAGCGAGGTGTTGCCGGTCTGGAGCACCGCGATCTCGGTCGCGGCCTCGTCGATCGCCGCGTGCTGGGCGGGTGAAAGGCCGGTGGTGCCGATCACGATCGGGGTGCGTGCGGCCCGAGCCGCCGCCAGATGCGCATCGAGCGCGCCCGCGATCGAGAAGTCGACCAGCACATCCGCCGACTTGGCCAGCGCGTCCGGATCGTCGCGCGAATCGCAGCCCCCGGCCAGCGTCGCGCCCTCGCCCTCGATCAGGTCCGCGATGGCGCGGCCCATGCGCCCGGCGCTGCCGTAAATGCCGATGGCGGTCATGCGGGGGTTCCGGTGGCGAAGAGAGAGAGGGTCGTCATGCGGCGTTCCTTGGCACAGCTACTTCTCCGAGGGAACCGGCGGCTGGCTGCATGACCAATGATCGATGACCGCTTGTGGGGCAGACCGCCCCGATATTTCGATCCCAGGCACGAGCGGCGTAGCGGAACCCGTTATCGGCTGGCCCGGGCCGGGCTTATTTGCCTTCGACGACGTCGATCGGCGTCGCGCAGGTCGCATAGGCCTGTCGATAGGACTTGTCCCAGCACCGCGCGAAGCCGTCGAGCACGTTGAGGTTCATAGGCCAGCGGATCGTGATCGGCTTTCCATCGGGGCCGCGCGGGTCGAACCCCTCGGGCTTCGGCAGGGCGGCAAGGGCGGCATGCGCCTTGTCGAAGGAGGGGCGATCGCGCCGCAGGAACGCAATGCTGCCATCGACATAGAGGTTCCAACCCATGCCGCGATCCTCCTCCACGGTCTTGCGCGCGCGCTCGAACAGCGCGATCGCCGCGACATTCTCACCGAGGTTCGCCCGCAACTGGCCCTCATGCCAGTAGAGAATGCCGCGACTGCGCTCGGGCGTATGTGCCGTTCGCCAGTCGCGGATCAGGTCCGCCGCCTCCTTTTCACAGCCGCGCATCGACAGCGCCCGCCAGCCGCCGGACATATCCTGATCGAAAGCCTGTTGCGGCAAGGCGAGCATCGCGGCGCGGTCATAGGTGCAATCGGACGCGGCAGCGGCAAGCAATAGGGCGATCATCATGGCATGATGTGATCCAGGACCGCTTGAAATGGCAAGAGCGAAGCTTGTGCCGCCACCTCGCCATACTGATCGCTCGACCGCGAAGACTTTGTTATTTCAACACTAGTCCTCACGGAAATTATGTTTGGCGGGCTATTCCTATGCCACTCCCCCCTTACGGTCATGCCGACACCAAGGTAGAACACGGTGATGCGCGGCATTCGTAATATCGTCATCCTCACCGGCGCGGGCATATCCGCCGAGTCCGGCATCGCCACCTTTCGCGGGCCGGGCGGGTTGTGGGAGGGGCATCGGGTCGAGGATGTCTGTACCCCCGAAGCACTGGCCGCCGATCCGATGCTGGTCCACCGCTTCTATGACCTGCGGCGCGCGGGGCTGGCGGCGGTCAGGCCCAATGCCGCGCATGAGGCTTTGGCGCGGCTGGATCGGGTATGGCCGGGCGAATTGCTGATCGTCACGCAGAATGTGGACGATCTGCACGAACGGGCGGGGGCGAGGCGGTTGCTGCATATGCACGGCGCGCTGAAGCGGGCCCTGTGCACGGCCTGTGGCGAGCGGTTCGGGTGGGAAGAGGCGCTGCCGCCGGGGACGCCCTGCCCCGCCTGCGCCGCACCCGCCTTGCGTCCTGATATCGTGTTCTTCGGCGAGATGCCCTATCATATGGAGCGGATCGAGGCAGCGCTGGCGGAGGCGGACCTGTTCGTGTCGATCGGCACCTCGGGCGCGGTCTATCCGGCGGCAGGGTTCGTGCGGATGGCGAGCGCTTACGGCGCGCGGACGCTGGAACTCAATCTCGACCGATCGGAGGGCAGCGGCTGGTTCGACGAGAGCCGGTTGGCCTCCGCCGGGCAGTTGGTGCCCGAATGGGTCGAGCAGATGCTCAGCGGCTGACCGGCACGATCACGTCGCGCGCGCGCGGAGCCAATCGCTCGACCGCCGCATCCTGCAAGCCCCTTGCCGTCACCAGCACGCCGAAGGCGCGCGGATCGGGCTTGTTGAAGAGCAAAGGCTGGCCCAGCGCATCGGCCACCCCCGCCCCCGCTTCGGACGCGATCAGCGCGGCGGCGGCGATGTCCCATTCATTGCCCCAGCGCAGCGTCGCGACCAGATCGGCCTCATCGGCGGCGACCATCGCGATGCGCAGCGCGATCGAATTGGGCTTGAACACGGCGACCAGATCGCGGTCCGCCTTGGGGAGCGCATCGACCGGCACGCGCGCGCCCGGCATCTGGCGGCAATAGCCCGCGCTCAATGTGCGGCCGTTGCGGGTCGCACCGCCGCCCGCCTGGGCCAGCCACAACTCGCCCCGCGCGGGCGCGGCGAGCACGCCGATCACCGGCCGCCCGTCCTCGACCAACGCGACCGACACGGCCCAGCCTTCGCGTCCACGGATATAGTCGCGGGTGCCGTCGATCGGATCGACCACCCAGACGCGGCGGGCGGCCAGCCGGTCGGGCTTGTCCGCCGTCTCCTCGGACAGCCATCCGGCATCGGGGATCAGCGCCTGAAGCCGGGCATGGAGCATCCGGTCGACGTCCAGATCGACCTCGCACACCGGGCTGCCCGGCGTCTTTTCCCATTGGCGGAAATCGGTGCGCCAACGGGCGAGCGCCATTGCCGCCGCCTCGCGGGCCGCCGCCACGACCCCCGGAATGATGTCAGGGGCTCGGATCAGATCAGCCGCTGGCAACCGTCATTCCATCGATGCGCAGCGTCGGCACATTGACGCCGTAGCGGAATTCCAGATCATTGGCCGGCGTCATGGCGAGGAACATCTCTTTCAGATTACCTGCCACGGTGAACTCCGCAACCGGTTCCGCGATCCGCCCCTCCACGATGCGGAAGCCCGCCGCGCCCCGGCTGTAATCGCCGGTGACGGGGTTCACGCCACTGCCGATCAACTCGGTGACATAGACGCCGTCGGCGATATCGGCGATCAGCGTATCGACCGGCACGCGCCCCGCCGCCATGAACAGGTTGCTGGTCGACACCCCCGGCGCACCCGCGCCCCCCCGCGCGGCATGACCGGTCGGCTCCAGCCCCAATTGCCGGGCGGAGGCGGAATCGAGCAGCCAGGTCTCCAGCACGCCGTCCTCGACGATCGCGGTCGGCGACACCGCCAGCCCCTCGCCATCGAAGGGGCGCGAACGAAGCCCGTGCGGACGGTGGGGGTCGTCCTCGATCCGGATACCCTCGGCCATCACC
This window harbors:
- a CDS encoding NAD-dependent deacylase translates to MRGIRNIVILTGAGISAESGIATFRGPGGLWEGHRVEDVCTPEALAADPMLVHRFYDLRRAGLAAVRPNAAHEALARLDRVWPGELLIVTQNVDDLHERAGARRLLHMHGALKRALCTACGERFGWEEALPPGTPCPACAAPALRPDIVFFGEMPYHMERIEAALAEADLFVSIGTSGAVYPAAGFVRMASAYGARTLELNLDRSEGSGWFDESRLASAGQLVPEWVEQMLSG
- a CDS encoding DNA-binding transcriptional regulator, encoding MLGGAVVDWSVVVREVRRMHRLKQEAFAQLIQVSQTTISRWEMGRQIPELRFQNWFIENLRKLDPVSPDDMIVSLIRRSATPRCMVNSDFRYVLVSDGERRLLGADVEKVINGYIGDIIAQQAGHLIDEYFAQMLRPGCEITGLSYDDEGYIAKGRKFRRTWNVVTVDGVRFLAGEDIELDEPLDNEKDLNLRIFNDAGLARNMLGCR
- the dapB gene encoding 4-hydroxy-tetrahydrodipicolinate reductase — encoded protein: MTAIGIYGSAGRMGRAIADLIEGEGATLAGGCDSRDDPDALAKSADVLVDFSIAGALDAHLAAARAARTPIVIGTTGLSPAQHAAIDEAATEIAVLQTGNTSLGITLLANLVREAAARLGPDWDIEITEMHHRHKVDAPSGTALLLGEAAAAGRGHALSDLRVDGRAGLVGARTEGTIGMAALRGGSVIGDHEVIFAGEGERVTLGHFAQDRTIFARGAVRAALWLAGQGPGRYRMGDVLGL
- the nth gene encoding endonuclease III, producing MKKADVVQFYHRLAEANPHPETELEFRNPYTLVVAVALSAQATDVGVNKATRALFAEVDTPEKMLELGEDGLKQHIKTIGLFNTKAKNVIALSRMLVDDYGGQVPEARADLERLPGVGRKTANVVLNVAFGQETFAVDTHIFRVCNRTGLAKGKTPLAVELKLDKATPAPFRVHAHHWLILHGRYICKARRPECWRCPVEDLCAYRPKTPAPVAKPAKAVPPS
- a CDS encoding 3'(2'),5'-bisphosphate nucleotidase CysQ → MAAAREAAAMALARWRTDFRQWEKTPGSPVCEVDLDVDRMLHARLQALIPDAGWLSEETADKPDRLAARRVWVVDPIDGTRDYIRGREGWAVSVALVEDGRPVIGVLAAPARGELWLAQAGGGATRNGRTLSAGYCRQMPGARVPVDALPKADRDLVAVFKPNSIALRIAMVAADEADLVATLRWGNEWDIAAAALIASEAGAGVADALGQPLLFNKPDPRAFGVLVTARGLQDAAVERLAPRARDVIVPVSR